The Hypomesus transpacificus isolate Combined female chromosome 3, fHypTra1, whole genome shotgun sequence genome has a window encoding:
- the LOC124484609 gene encoding pleckstrin homology domain-containing family G member 3 isoform X3, producing the protein MPEGSSSTISLAPMGEESPQPCPPLPLRDHEQESRAFSGSYSRLCSELSEGQAERPVSLVSTLSSCSSRDSHGLYDSTGPLLSSSLLPPASQDVNLELSPPEGAREPTSPRAEWQDRCPTRTQTNNKVANRKAAAPQTPPSPSVKETMAPNTKLTYVDRVVMEIIETERTYVRDLRSIVEDYLAHIIDVGTLPIRPEQVCALFGNIQDIYEFNSELLQYLDMCENDPVAVARCFVDKSEYFDIYTQYCTNYPNSVAALTECMRSKTLAKFFRDRQACLNLSLPLGSYLLKPVQRILKYHLLLQEIAKHSDPEEDGCEVVQDAIDTMTGVAWYINDMKRKHEHAVRLQEIQSLLINWKGPDLTTYGELVLEGSFHVHRAKNTRTLFLFHKMLLITKKRGEHYVYKNHISCSTLMLLDSAKDPLLFSVIHFKYPKQPHTVQAKTVEEKRVWAHHIKRLILENHHTIVPQKAKEAILEIDSISPWKSRYSPEGLKKAVSCHPQELPSGARPGRRRSEPSKQLKRTTKAILKVSEEAPPLRSLAQQAERGGQGSKVTSQRSTPAASPPLPLRQPEAEPPESQEASREDEEEESDSSALQLDTSNSSTVTIGELSEEEGAGMGRIRPSCVDQASSARCPSSPSCVDQASSEHCPSSPSCVDQASSAHCPSSPSCVDQASSAHCPSSPSSSSLVPEDLISPACPSPPLGSSSVPSLSTDLHEKSGPGLTPAPGRTPVAPPEVERRSTLSKQDRLLIHKIRRYYEHAEHEDASFSIKRRESLSYIPRGLVRHLSSQLDSPQDALLPQRNASTHTRPTSWAVFDLPGLEPDSMHGSQNISRAPPGVEEFRPASEMLHVWQDMELEEKGTEGGKGRQTEETLSPPGPHRLQRNNQEEPLSILEESDGGSVSEEASSPSITPSPAREDRPGLDPCPGRPPWTRERVRLARAPLPRIISLRSGVEEDMILQDMEKMKNKVFKLARQYSQRIKNNRPVVRQRNREVESMGSSKNLSAVYEEKDQNRDRGKPKLMLSLTCYDQVIIQELPSPSPSQSLSFGASSRVTSPCPPLTTSPQTPAQAFHWPDISELRSLYTPTSRLGPGAGPPSPVTRSCLAPEDALGSCSDGFRSSWGSTDCSESCEGSTDSLRGTSDWPGTRLDMACEGGSPVGGQQPQDQPQLCRWSSVDSKPLHEMQNLPDPMRSCYVAGNLILPNEHKVIIVERVPGGRAGDGGMQGAEDGGMQGGEDGGCPEKEELEEVEGFHRAALDCTNTSMLTSGRKTQNRLVKNLRERFQSLNS; encoded by the exons ATGCCAGagggctcctcctccaccatctctcTGGCCCCCATGGGAGAAG AATCACCTCAGCCATGcccgcccctccctctcagggACCATGAGCAGGAGTCGAGGGCCTTCTCAGGGTCCTACAGCCGGCTGTGTTCGGAGCTGTCAGAGGGCCAGGCCGAGCGTCCAGTGAGCCTGGTGTCCACACTGTCGTCCTGCTCATCCAGGGACAGCCACGGCCTGTACGACAGCACCGGCcccctgctgtcctcctctctcctgcccccggCCAGCCAGGACGTCAATCTGGAGCTGAGCCCACCAGAGGGGGCCAGGGAGCCTACCAGCCCCAGGGCAGAGTGGCAGGACCGCTGTCCAACCAGGACCCAGACAAACAACAAGGTGGCCAATAGGAAGGCCGCCGCACCCCAGACTCCGCCCTCACCCTCAGTCAAGGAAACCATGGCACCCAACACCAAGCTCACCTACGTGGACCGCGTCGTCATGGAGATCATCGAGACCGAGCGCACGTATGTCCGGGACCTGCGCAGCATCGTGGAG GACTACCTCGCTCACATCATCGATGTTGGCACTCTGCCCATCCGACCAGAGCAGGTGTGCGCCCTGTTTGGAAACATCCAGGATATCTATGAGTTTAACAG TGAGCTGCTACAGTATCTGGACATGTGTGAGAACGACCCTGTGGCTGTGGCCAGGTGCTTCGTAGACAAg AGCGAGTACTTTGACATCTACACACAGTACTGCACTAACTACCCCAA CTCAGTGGCAGCTCTGACAGAGTGCATGAGGAGCAAGACTCTGGCCAAGTTCTTCAGGGACAGACAGGCGTGTCTGAATCTGTCTCTCCCGCTGGGTTCATACCTCCTTAAACCTGTCCAGCGGATCCTCAAGTATCACTTGCTGCTGCAG GAGATCGCCAAGCACTCTGACCCAGAGGAGGACGGCTGCGAGGTGGTCCAGGATGCCATCGACACCATGACGGGCGTGGCCTGGTACATCAACGACATGAAGAGGAAACACGAGCATGCCGTCAGGCTGCAG gagatcCAGTCCCTGCTGATTAACTGGAAGGGTCCTGACCTCACCACGTACGGGGAGCTGGTGCTGGAGGGGAGCTTCCACGTCCACCGGGCCAAGAACACACGgaccctcttcctgttccacaaGATGCTCCTCATCACCAAGAAGAGGGGCGAGCACTACGTCTACAAGAACCACATCTCA tgCTCCACCCTGATGCTGCTGGACAGTGCCAAGGACCCTCTTCTGTTCAGCGTCATCCACTTCAAGTACCCCAAACAGCCCCACACCGTGCAG gccaAGACGGTGGAGGAGAAGCGTGTTTGGGCTCATCATATCAAGAGGCTCATCTTGGAGAACCACCACACCATTGTTCCTCAGAAG GCGAAAGAGGCCATCCTGGAAATTGACTCAATTT ctccGTGGAAGAGCCGCTACAGTCCTGAGGGACTGAAGAAGGCtgtctcctgccaccctcaagagcTACCCTCTGGAGCCCGGCCCGGACGCAGGagatcag AACCTTCCAAACAGCTTAAAAGGACAACGAAAG CCATTTTGAAG GTGTCTGAAGAAGCTCCGCCCCTTCGCAGCCTCGCTCAGCAGGCCGAGCGTGGAGGACAGGGTAGCAAGGTCACGTCTCAACGCTCCACCccggctgcctctcctcccctgcctctgagGCAGCCTGAAGCTGAACCCCCAGAGAGTCAGGAGGCATCTAgagaggacgaggaagaggagagcgaCTCTTCAGCTCTCCAGCTGGACACCAGCAACAGCAGCACCGTGACGATCGGAGAGCtctcagaggaggagggagccggGATGGGACGCATCCGGCCCTCCTGTGTGGACCAGGCCAGCTCCGCACGCTGTCCCAGCAGCCCCTCCTGTGTGGACCAGGCCAGCTCCGAACACTGTCCCAGCAGCCCCTCCTGTGTGGACCAGGCCAGCTCCGCACACTGTCCCAGCAGCCCCTCCTGTGTGGACCAGGCCAGCTCCGCACACTGTCCCAGCAGcccctccagctccagcctGGTCCCCGAGGACCTCATCTCCCCAgcctgcccctcacccccgcTGGGCAGCAGCAGTGTCCCCTCCCTCAGCACAGACCTCCATGAGAAGTCTGGACCTGGCCTGACGCCAGCTCCTGGAAGGACCCCTGTTGCCCCGCCGGAGGTGGAACGGCGCTCCACTCTCTCCAAACAGGACCGGCTGCTCATCCACAAGATCAGGAGGTACTACGAACACGCCGAGCACGAGGACGCCAGCTTCAGCATCAAGCGCAGGGAGAGTCTGTCCTACATCCCCCGGGGCCTGGTGAGACACCTGAGCAGCCAGCTGGACAGCCCCCAGGACGCCCTGCTCCCGCAGAGGAACGCCTCCACTCACACCCGGCCCACATCCTGGGCTGTGTTTGACCTGCCGGGCCTGGAGCCAGACAGCATGCACGGCTCTCAGAACATCAGCCGTGCTCCTCCTGGTGTGGAGGAGTTCAGGCCGGCCTCTGAGATGCTCCATGTGTGGCAAGacatggagctggaggagaaggggacggAGGGTGGGAAGGGCCGGCAGACTGAGGAGACCCTGTCCCCTCCTGGTCCCCACCGGCTCCAGAGGAACAACCAGGAGGAACCTCTGAGTATCCTGGAGGAATCGGACGGAGGCTCAGTCTCAGAGGAGGCCTCCTCTCCGTCCATCACACCCTCCCCAGCCAGGGAGGACCGCCCTGGGCTCGACCCGTGCCCAGGCAGGCCCCCCTGGaccagggagagggtgaggctgGCCCGGGCTCCTCTGCCCAGGATCATCAGCCTCCGGTCGGGCGTGGAAGAGGACATGATCCTGCAAGACATGGAGAAGATGAAGAACAAGGTGTTCAAGCTGGCTCGACAGTACAGCCAGCGCATCAAGAACAACAGGCCAGTGGTGAggcagaggaacagggaggtggagagcaTGGGCTCCTCCAAAAACCTGTCTGCCGTCTACGAGGAGAAGGACCAAAACAGAGACAGGG GTAAACCTAAGCTGATGCTGTCACTGACCTGCTATGACCAGGTCATCATCCAGGAGCTTCCTTCTCCCAGCCCATCCCAGTCCCTCAGTTTCGGTGCTAGCTCTCGTGTCACGTCCCCCTGCCCACCCCTAACCACCAGCCCCCAGACCCCAGCGCAGGCCTTCCACTGGCCTGACATCAGCGAGCTGCGCTCCCTCtacacccccacctccaggcTGGGTCCTGGGGCTGGGCCCCCCTCCCCGGTCACCCGAAGCTGCCTGGCTCCAGAGGACGCGCTGGGGAGCTGCAGCGATGGGTTCAGGTCCTCCTGGGGATCCACTGACTGCTCTGAGAGCTGTGAAGGCTCCACAGATTCCCTCAGAGGGACGTCCGACTGGCCAGGCACCAGGCTGGACATGGCCTGTGAGGGGGGGAGTCCTGTCGGGGGACAACAGCCCCAGGACCAGCCTCAACTTTGCAGGTGGAGCTCTGTGGACTCCAAGCCACTCCATGAGATGCAGAATCTTCCGGACCCCATGAGAAGCTGTTATGTAGCTGGCAATCTCATCCTTCCCAACGAACACAAGGTGATCATAGTGGAGAGGGTTCCTGGGGGAagagcaggagatggagggatgcagggagcagaagatggagggatgcagggaggagaagatggagggtgTCCAGAGAAGGAGGAGCTTGAGGAGGTGGAAGGCTTCCACAGGGCAGCGCTGGACTGCACCAACACGTCCATGTTGACTTCAGGGAGGAAGACACAGAACCGTCTGGTGAAGAACTTACGAGAGAGGTTCCAGAGTTTGAACTCCTAA